The Pseudanabaenaceae cyanobacterium SKYG29 genomic interval CTCTCTCTGGAATTTTTGCGCCACAGGACTGACGATTTCCACCTGCTCGTCTTTCTTCTTGATATTTTGCACCACTAATTTGAGGGTAGCCCAATATTCACCCCTAGCTCGGTCATTCGTTAACAACTGGTAAGCGGGACTGATAAGGCGGGCAAAGAGCATCGTGGCAAGGAGGCGCTCGCGGTCACTGCCCTGAAACGTATCGGGGTGAAGAGTTTTAGCAATAACTAGGAAGCAGCTTCTGATTTCCTCTGGTTCTGCTGTCAGCGGTGCACCTAAAACTGCATAGTGATCAGTCACCTGGTACTTGGCTAGTCCTCTGTTAATTTTCAGTTGTTGTGGTAATTGCACCACGACTACCTCTCCAACCCCCTGTCCTAATCATACACCAGAGCTCGGAAAGACCGATCAATGCAGGGGAGAAAATACCATCGGCTCCCGAATTGATTGTTGTAAATTATTACACAGTTGGGAGAGGTAACTTTCCAGCCAAGCCAATTGCTGGGGCACCACCTGATAGAAACCGTTGGCAAGGCGCTGGAACAGTCCCCCCCCTTGGCGAAATACTTCAATGCCACTGTCGGGAATGACTAGAGGGTCTTCAGGAATAACGCCCTTGGGCAGGTTGTTTTGCAGGATGCTGATCACCCGATTGACGCAGGCATGGACATTGATCCCCCGCTGTTGCAGCTGTTGCAGGACAGTAGCTGGGTGCATGGGCTGGCTCCAGTCCAGTTGACAAATTTCATGGAGCAGGAAAAAGTCAGAATACTGCTGTTGACTGAGGTCTAAGAGAGCATAGAACCGGGGTGCTACTGCTAAACCATTGGCACTGCAGGAGAATTCTGCCACAGAGGCTTGGGGAAACTTTTGCTTCACCCATTCCTGCATTACCCTGCTGGTCATGACCCCCCCTCCACAGACAACGGCTTTGACATTGTCCGCAAATAAACCCGATCGGATCAGCAAGCTATTCACCTGGCGATTCAGTAGCTGCACATAGGGCTGACATACCCGCTGGATATAGGCACTGCGCCCTAGGGAGAGTTTATAACCCCGCCATTCCTCTAGCCAGATGTCCTCCCGATCGAGGTGATGCTTGGCGCGGTCTGCTAAATCCAAGAAAGCTTGGACTTGGGGATGATAGGGCGGTGCATCGGGGAGAACAGCCCCTGGCATTTGGGGTAATAAAAAATCCCGCACCAAGGTCATAGACAGATTTTCCCCCCCCTGATCAACGCTTTGGTAGAACAATTGTTCATGGCTAAGGGGTTGACCCACCACTGGCTTAACCAGGAGTAACTCTGTGGTATTTGCCCCCCCGTCTATAAACAGTGTGACCTCCGTAATGCTGTCCCCGCGGTGTAATCGTTCTAGGAGAGGGGCAATAGTTTGGGGAACAGCTATGACTTGCTCTGGACGCTGACAAAAGCCACAGTTGAGAATTACCTCCCGCAGATTAAAGATATAAGCATCGTCCCACTGGGGTGGATAACCAAATACTACACCGCTGAGGTGCTGGAACAACAAGGGCAAACTCTTCAAGTTAGGATGATGTAACCGATAGCGCGCCTCTTGCATGATCCCCCGCATGCCACTCAATAACGCCAGCAAAGGCAGGGGTTGCCCTTCTCGCCATTGCAACAGTGGTCGCCATTGTCCATTACTGAGATAGGGTAAACCTACCTGTAAAACTGACTTGTAACGGCGGACAGGTGTATCCTCAATTAGTAATTCCCCTGTCAAAGAACCGAGGTCATAAACGCGATTGGTAGTTAGGTTGCTCAAACTCAGGCGAATAGCAGTATTACCAAAGTCGATGCCCAAAAACCAAGAATCATTGACATCCTCGAGGGACAAACTAGGCAAACTAGGACTGGCGACCGCTCCCTGGGCTCCAGGAATCTTAAAGGAAATCTCCAGCCGATCGGCAAAATCGTTTAACTTATCCTCGATCGTTTGCACAGCAATAGTTGTGATGGTTGTGGGGGCAGGGGGTTGGAACGAGAGTTGTGCCTCCCAATCCTCTGCAACCTCCGTTAGCCACCGATCTAAGTCCGCCTTCTCCTGGGAGGGGGCAATGCTAGTTGGTTCCTTGAGCTGAGCTAGACGCTGGTCAATCCAGTTTAAGAGCTGCTCATCTTGGTATATCGCAGGTGAGACTGGTCGATAGCTGCTCAAGAGTTGGTCTAGGTGTTCTTTGATCAGAGTAAAGGTATGGGCGACTGTTAGGGCACTGAGAGTTTTCGCTAATTCAAAAGTGGCATATTCTACCTGGGGGGGAACGGGAAACAAATTACTATTGGCAGCGGCTAATCGACTTTGAATTTGGGCAATCACTTGCCGGCAACTTTCCTCTAGCAAACGCCGTTCTAATTCTGCTGTAACTGTGGTTAAACGCTGGCGTAGCTGGGCTAATTCCCCCTGCCACTTTTCTAGTTCCTCTGCCACTGACCGATCGGTAGTACAAAAAGGCTGACTCAAAAGGGCATCGATCGTGTCAATTAGATTGTCCGCCATAGGTAATTAGGATGCAACCTAATAATTTCAGTGGGAGTTTAGCACCAAAATTCAGTCCTGGTAAGGGATAGAAAAAAGAAACGACTTTTGCCTGTAATTACTGACTTTTCCTGATTTTGCAAGCAGGGGTAAAGCAACCGATAATAGAGTTGAGTGTCCCTTTCCTCGATCGTGGTTCCTCCCAAACTACACCCTGACATGATTGCCCAGGTAAACCAGCGGGTGGACTTGGTGGATATTGTGGCAGAGTATGTGCCCTTGCGTAAAAGCGGTAGAACCTATCGCGGGGCTTGTCCTTTCCACAAGGGGAGTAATCAAACCGCTCTCAGTGTGGACCCTGACAGGAAAGTGTATCACTGCTTTAGTTGTGGCGCAAAGGGCAATGCTATCAAATTTTTAATGGAAATAGGGCAACGCTCCTTTAGCGAAGTCGTCCTCGACCTAGCTCAGCGCTATAGCGTACCTGTGCGCACCCTGGATGACAATTATGCCCGTAATTACCAAACCCAACTGCATTGGCGGCAACAACTCCAGGCAGTGCTAGCCCTGGCAGCCAACTTTTATCACCATGCCCTGTTTACCCCCTCAGGTGCCCCTGCCCTCGCCTATCTCAGGGACAAGCGCCGCCTACCCCTAGAGGCAATTAAAGATTTCCAGCTGGGTTATGCCCCCCCGGGATGGGATGCCCTCTACAGCTACTTAGTCAAACAGCGGGGTATGGCAGTTGCCCTGGTGGAACAAGCAGGTTTGATTGTGCCCCGGTCGGACGGCAGGGGGTATTATGACCGCTTTCGCCACCGTATTATGATCCCTATCTGGGACAGTCAGGGAAACGTTATAGCCTTTGGCGGCAGAGCTTTAGGGGAAGAACAGCCTAAATATCTCAACTCCCCCGAAACAGAACTTTTTCATAAGGGCAGTACCCTATTTTTACTCCATCGGGCTAAACAAGCGATCCAGGCAACAGACCAAGCGATCGTAGTAGAAGGCTATTTTGATGCCATTAGGTTACACGTAGCGGGATTCCAGCAGACAGTCGCCAGTCTCGGTACTGCTCTGAGTAAAGAACAAATCCTCCAACTTGCCCGCTATACCCCCTCCAAGCGCCTTTACTTTAATTTCGATAGTGACCAAGCAGGCACCAAAGCGGCAGAACGAGCGATCGGAAACTTCCGTGACCTGGTCTATCAAGGCGCAATTCAGCTGCGGGTTCTCACGCTGCCGGGGGGAAAAGATGCCGACGAATTCTTACAATCCCACTCCCCTGCTGTTTACCAACAAGCCCTTGACTCCAGCCCCCTATTTTTGGACTGGCTAATTGACCTCTCCCTGCAAAACAGAAATCTGCAGCTAGCTGATCAGTTCTTGCAAGCACACCAAGCCCTCCTGGCTATTTTACAAAATCTCCCCGATGCCCCTATCAGGAATCACTACCTCCATCTCTGTGCTTACCGCCTTGCCCAGGGCAATGCCCACCGCGCCCTGCAGCTGGAAAGAGACCTCCGCCGTCAACTGCGCCACGCCCGCTGGCAAACTCCCCCTCCCCCCCCTACTCCCACCTCCACTCTGCAATTGGCAGAACTGCAGCTCCTACAGATTTTTCTCCATTTCCCTGACTATCGCGACCAGGTCTATGCTGCCCTAGTTGACCATGACATAGAGTTTAGTTTGTCCCACCATCGGCAGTTGTGGCAAATCATCCTTGACCTCCTAGAGGGGCGGACACTACAAGACAGCTACCCCGGGGAACTCCTAGAGCAGGTACAAGCCCAGTGCGCCAACCAACCCCAACTCCTCTCCTCCCTGGACTCCCTCCTTTGGTTGAACGAAAGCAGTAAAGTCGCTCTCCTACGCCCCCAATTTGTAATTACATCGGCAGTTA includes:
- the dnaG gene encoding DNA primase; its protein translation is MVPPKLHPDMIAQVNQRVDLVDIVAEYVPLRKSGRTYRGACPFHKGSNQTALSVDPDRKVYHCFSCGAKGNAIKFLMEIGQRSFSEVVLDLAQRYSVPVRTLDDNYARNYQTQLHWRQQLQAVLALAANFYHHALFTPSGAPALAYLRDKRRLPLEAIKDFQLGYAPPGWDALYSYLVKQRGMAVALVEQAGLIVPRSDGRGYYDRFRHRIMIPIWDSQGNVIAFGGRALGEEQPKYLNSPETELFHKGSTLFLLHRAKQAIQATDQAIVVEGYFDAIRLHVAGFQQTVASLGTALSKEQILQLARYTPSKRLYFNFDSDQAGTKAAERAIGNFRDLVYQGAIQLRVLTLPGGKDADEFLQSHSPAVYQQALDSSPLFLDWLIDLSLQNRNLQLADQFLQAHQALLAILQNLPDAPIRNHYLHLCAYRLAQGNAHRALQLERDLRRQLRHARWQTPPPPPTPTSTLQLAELQLLQIFLHFPDYRDQVYAALVDHDIEFSLSHHRQLWQIILDLLEGRTLQDSYPGELLEQVQAQCANQPQLLSSLDSLLWLNESSKVALLRPQFVITSAVTRIQLIMAEKAYHHWRNLWEKTDVKQHPDLARYYQSKLQEQKQKITHLQHQLATSNQVLQQESQ